Proteins from a single region of Verrucosispora sp. NA02020:
- a CDS encoding MaoC/PaaZ C-terminal domain-containing protein yields the protein MSPRVGDTLPELRRTIDLVDMVAYAGATWDWYRLHYDPEFVAAARVPGPVVDGQVFGALFVELIQDTFGPACFVQQLSFTFRNLMFAGETVRCTGTVVGVADDRIEVELAATILASDYGPERPAARPARATVLLGAADGPGAPAAVPVPEGTT from the coding sequence ATGAGCCCCCGGGTCGGCGACACCCTGCCGGAACTGCGCCGCACCATCGACCTGGTCGACATGGTGGCCTACGCCGGTGCCACCTGGGACTGGTACCGCCTGCACTACGACCCGGAGTTCGTGGCCGCCGCCCGGGTGCCCGGCCCGGTGGTCGACGGGCAGGTCTTCGGCGCCCTCTTCGTGGAGCTGATCCAGGACACCTTCGGCCCGGCATGCTTCGTGCAGCAGCTCTCCTTCACCTTCCGCAACCTGATGTTCGCCGGGGAGACGGTGCGGTGCACCGGCACCGTGGTCGGAGTCGCCGACGACCGGATCGAGGTCGAGCTGGCCGCCACCATCCTCGCCAGCGACTACGGCCCCGAGCGCCCGGCGGCCCGACCGGCGCGGGCGACCGTGCTGCTCGGTGCCGCCGACGGGCCGGGTGCGCCGGCTGCCGTACCCGTGCCGGAGGGGACGACGTGA
- a CDS encoding RidA family protein: MPLSAIRPAHFPWFPYDGFTFCLGLADGDAAWTSGHTAAALDPALGRMTVGGDMASQARTAYRKVLAILEAAGHGPADVTRVTENITVAGLDEYAVAAAVRAEVFGDHQPVVRTVVVERLVRRAALIEVELHAVAGGGQTLAASEPRAAGTWVPSPVRDGHDGAVYLPTMLPLDASGEVVHPGDFVSQYAYCLDRAQDLLTAVGLSLDAAVTTYDYSTPATRDVYRKTHRVRRERLGGAGVYPGAGGILMSRLHHPDVLVAIDVTASRHPLELVNPGWSRYDSLTYAPGVRAGRTLYMSGFAALDMQTQQALHPDDIGAQAEVTYGAIRHLLEHAGLGPQDLVETTEYCVASAIGDYRAVAGVRERLLGPPWPASTGAVCAALLRPEFLLEVFPTAVYPEPTEPAENAGGSR; the protein is encoded by the coding sequence GTGCCGCTGTCCGCGATCCGCCCCGCCCACTTCCCCTGGTTCCCGTACGACGGGTTCACCTTCTGCCTCGGCCTGGCCGACGGTGACGCGGCCTGGACCTCAGGCCACACCGCCGCCGCGCTCGACCCCGCGTTGGGGCGGATGACGGTCGGCGGTGACATGGCCAGTCAGGCCCGCACCGCGTACCGGAAGGTGCTGGCCATCCTGGAGGCCGCCGGGCACGGTCCGGCCGACGTCACCCGCGTCACCGAGAACATCACCGTCGCCGGCCTCGACGAGTACGCCGTCGCGGCGGCCGTCCGCGCCGAGGTCTTCGGCGACCACCAGCCGGTGGTCCGCACCGTGGTGGTGGAGCGGTTGGTACGCCGGGCCGCGCTGATCGAGGTGGAGCTGCACGCGGTGGCCGGTGGCGGGCAGACGCTCGCGGCCAGCGAACCCCGCGCGGCCGGGACCTGGGTGCCCTCGCCGGTGCGCGACGGCCACGACGGCGCGGTCTACCTGCCGACCATGCTGCCGCTGGACGCCTCCGGTGAGGTGGTCCACCCCGGCGACTTCGTCAGCCAGTACGCGTACTGCCTGGACCGGGCACAGGACCTGCTGACCGCCGTCGGGCTCTCCCTGGACGCCGCCGTCACCACCTACGACTACTCCACTCCGGCGACCCGTGACGTGTACCGCAAGACCCACCGGGTCCGCCGCGAACGCCTCGGCGGCGCCGGTGTCTATCCGGGGGCCGGCGGCATCCTGATGAGTCGGCTGCACCACCCCGACGTGCTGGTGGCCATCGACGTCACCGCCTCGCGGCACCCACTCGAACTGGTCAACCCGGGCTGGTCGCGCTACGACTCGCTGACCTACGCGCCCGGGGTACGCGCCGGCCGGACGTTGTACATGTCCGGGTTCGCCGCCCTGGACATGCAGACCCAGCAGGCGTTGCACCCCGACGACATCGGCGCGCAGGCCGAGGTGACCTACGGCGCGATCCGGCACCTGCTGGAGCACGCCGGGCTGGGCCCGCAGGACCTGGTGGAGACCACCGAGTACTGCGTGGCGTCGGCGATCGGCGACTACCGGGCCGTGGCCGGGGTACGCGAGCGGCTGCTCGGCCCGCCCTGGCCGGCGTCGACCGGGGCGGTCTGCGCCGCGCTGCTGCGCCCGGAGTTCCTGCTGGAGGTCTTCCCGACCGCCGTCTACCCCGAGCCCACCGAGCCTGCCGAGAACGCCGGGGGGAGCCGATGA
- a CDS encoding MmgE/PrpD family protein — translation MIASDLAEWATGTVELPEPVRHAARRHLLDGLGTALAGRRAGVVDPVLVVARDLGGPAEATPLGGRARIGAPAAALASGALVHALDFDDTHAAGLVHATAVVLPAAFAVGEQVGATGRQVLTAAVVGYETVCRVAAAAPHGFHSRGLHATMVAGVFSSALVTARLLGLDAARATDALGIAGSQAGGLLAFLHTGASTKQLHPGFASHAGVLAARLAAAGASGPANVLDGPHGVFDALAAGPVEPASIVDRLGTRWETTRIGIKPYPACQLSHAAIDAARDARRQPGFPADPAAVTRVDVDVHPDSAPTVCGPGRDLARPATPYAAKFSLPWSVAATLLDGDLTTASYRPDSIARADVAALADRVRWRIVDTGGHAADAPGAVVLTLADGTTVRGTVPRSGGGPDAPLGDDELTAKFLGNAGDVGTPVVDLMRRLDDLDSLDPIVAALAAAGD, via the coding sequence ATGATCGCGTCCGACCTGGCCGAGTGGGCGACCGGCACCGTCGAGCTGCCGGAGCCGGTGCGGCACGCCGCGCGGCGACACCTGCTCGACGGCCTGGGCACCGCACTGGCCGGGCGGCGCGCGGGCGTGGTCGATCCGGTGCTGGTGGTCGCCCGTGACCTCGGCGGCCCGGCGGAGGCCACGCCGCTCGGCGGCCGTGCCCGGATCGGTGCCCCGGCCGCCGCGCTGGCCAGCGGTGCCCTGGTGCACGCGTTGGACTTCGACGACACGCACGCCGCCGGTCTGGTGCACGCCACCGCCGTGGTGCTGCCCGCCGCGTTCGCCGTCGGCGAGCAGGTGGGCGCCACCGGTCGGCAGGTGCTCACCGCCGCCGTGGTCGGCTACGAGACGGTGTGCCGGGTGGCCGCCGCCGCCCCGCACGGCTTCCACTCCCGTGGCCTGCACGCCACCATGGTCGCCGGGGTCTTCTCGTCCGCGCTGGTCACCGCGCGGCTGCTAGGTCTCGATGCGGCCCGGGCCACCGACGCCCTCGGCATCGCCGGCAGCCAGGCCGGTGGCCTGCTCGCCTTCCTGCACACCGGTGCGTCGACCAAGCAACTGCACCCCGGCTTCGCCTCACACGCCGGGGTGCTCGCCGCCCGGCTCGCCGCCGCCGGTGCCTCCGGGCCGGCGAACGTCCTCGACGGCCCGCACGGCGTCTTCGACGCCCTGGCCGCCGGTCCGGTGGAACCCGCGTCGATCGTGGACAGGCTCGGCACCCGCTGGGAGACCACCCGGATCGGCATCAAGCCCTATCCGGCCTGCCAGCTCTCCCACGCCGCGATCGACGCCGCCCGGGACGCCCGTCGGCAACCCGGATTCCCCGCCGACCCGGCCGCCGTCACCCGCGTCGACGTCGACGTGCATCCCGACTCGGCACCCACCGTCTGCGGACCCGGCCGGGACCTGGCCCGACCGGCCACCCCGTACGCGGCGAAGTTCTCGCTGCCGTGGAGTGTCGCCGCGACGCTGCTCGACGGTGACCTGACGACCGCCAGCTACCGACCCGACTCGATCGCCCGCGCCGACGTGGCGGCCCTCGCCGACCGGGTGCGCTGGCGGATCGTCGACACCGGTGGGCACGCCGCCGACGCCCCCGGCGCCGTCGTGCTCACCCTCGCCGACGGCACGACCGTACGCGGCACGGTGCCCCGCAGCGGCGGTGGGCCGGACGCCCCACTCGGCGACGACGAGTTGACCGCCAAGTTCCTCGGCAACGCCGGTGACGTCGGTACGCCCGTCGTCGACCTGATGCGCCGCCTCGACGACCTCGACAGCCTCGACCCGATCGTGGCGGCTCTGGCCGCCGCCGGTGACTGA
- a CDS encoding acetyl-CoA acetyltransferase produces the protein MTGRDRASVAVVGVAESDLGVTTASTLTLQTQAITRALADAGLALADIDGLATTGISRFSTTSLAEHLGVRPRWVDASFVGGSAAEMMVARAVQAIGAGQADVVVVSFASNQRSARSRSLAGVVEQHTPEAQFETPYAPLYPISYYAMAAQAYLHRYGGTPEQLAEIAVAAREWARLNPAAYRHDAPPLTVDEVRAAPMVSTPLTVADCCLVTDGGGAIVLTSAERARDLRQTPVAVLGYGERSTTASMTGADDILDTGARQAAAEAYARAGITPADVDVVQVYDSFTITAALSVEALGFCGEGEVLDFIADGRIRPGGALPLDTSGGGLSYCHPGQFGVLLLVEAVRQLRGEAGARQVPDARIAVAHGTGAILSTHATVVLGVR, from the coding sequence GTGACCGGGCGCGACCGTGCGTCGGTGGCCGTCGTCGGCGTCGCCGAGTCCGACCTCGGCGTCACCACCGCCAGCACGCTGACGTTGCAGACCCAGGCGATCACCCGGGCCCTCGCCGACGCCGGACTGGCGCTCGCGGACATCGACGGGCTCGCCACCACCGGCATCTCCCGCTTCTCCACCACCTCGCTGGCCGAGCACCTCGGAGTACGTCCCCGCTGGGTCGACGCCAGCTTCGTCGGCGGCAGCGCGGCGGAGATGATGGTCGCCCGCGCGGTGCAGGCGATCGGCGCCGGTCAGGCCGACGTCGTGGTGGTCAGCTTCGCGTCCAACCAGCGGTCCGCGCGTTCCCGCAGCCTCGCCGGGGTGGTCGAGCAGCACACCCCGGAGGCGCAGTTCGAGACACCGTACGCGCCGCTCTACCCGATCTCGTACTACGCGATGGCGGCGCAGGCGTACCTGCACCGGTACGGCGGCACCCCGGAGCAGCTCGCCGAGATCGCCGTCGCGGCGCGCGAGTGGGCCCGGCTCAACCCGGCCGCGTACCGCCACGACGCGCCCCCGCTGACCGTCGACGAGGTCCGCGCCGCGCCGATGGTCTCCACCCCGTTGACCGTCGCGGACTGCTGCCTCGTCACCGACGGCGGCGGTGCGATCGTGCTGACCAGTGCCGAGCGGGCCCGCGACCTGCGGCAGACCCCGGTCGCGGTGCTCGGCTACGGGGAACGCTCCACCACCGCCTCGATGACCGGCGCCGACGACATCCTCGACACCGGGGCCCGGCAGGCCGCCGCCGAGGCGTACGCGCGCGCCGGGATCACCCCGGCCGACGTGGACGTGGTGCAGGTGTACGACTCGTTCACGATCACCGCCGCGCTGAGCGTCGAGGCGCTCGGCTTCTGCGGTGAGGGCGAAGTGCTCGACTTCATCGCCGACGGCCGGATCCGGCCGGGCGGTGCCCTGCCGCTGGACACCTCCGGCGGCGGCCTGTCCTACTGCCACCCGGGCCAGTTCGGGGTGCTGCTGCTGGTGGAGGCGGTACGCCAGCTGCGCGGTGAGGCCGGTGCCCGGCAGGTGCCGGACGCCCGGATCGCGGTCGCGCACGGCACCGGCGCGATCCTGTCCACCCACGCCACCGTCGTGCTGGGGGTGCGCTGA
- a CDS encoding MaoC family dehydratase, translating into MTVRQGWTGRFFEDFQVGDVYQHPLGRTVTETDNTWFTLLTMNTSQMHFNAEYAARSEFGRPLVVSTLTLAIAVGQSVTDLTQNAFANLGWDDISLPHPVFAGDTLYSESLVLEKRESGSRPHAGIVTVRTRTLNQDGKQVCAFKRTFYVYKRGAEQVEGIFPVAATPLSLPDGAGA; encoded by the coding sequence ATGACGGTGCGCCAAGGATGGACCGGACGTTTCTTCGAGGACTTCCAGGTCGGTGACGTCTACCAGCACCCGCTCGGGCGCACCGTCACTGAGACCGACAACACCTGGTTCACCCTGCTGACGATGAACACCAGTCAGATGCACTTCAACGCCGAGTACGCCGCCCGGTCCGAGTTCGGCAGACCGCTCGTCGTCTCGACCCTGACGCTGGCCATCGCGGTCGGGCAGAGCGTCACCGACCTCACCCAGAACGCCTTCGCCAACCTGGGCTGGGACGACATCAGCCTGCCGCACCCGGTGTTCGCCGGAGACACGCTCTACAGCGAGTCCCTGGTGCTGGAGAAGCGCGAGTCGGGCTCCCGGCCGCACGCCGGCATCGTCACCGTCCGCACCCGCACGCTCAACCAGGACGGCAAGCAGGTGTGCGCCTTCAAACGCACCTTCTACGTCTACAAGCGAGGCGCCGAACAGGTCGAGGGGATCTTCCCGGTCGCCGCCACGCCACTGTCCCTTCCGGACGGGGCGGGCGCATGA
- a CDS encoding Zn-ribbon domain-containing OB-fold protein → MNPPPEVPPADDLTEGWWQATREHRLVVQECTGCGHRQLPPRAVCTRCGATTGLGFTETGGDGQVDTYTHVHRPPRRDLAAPYTVARVRLAEGPLLLTRLVADGPDDLDGWRIGDRVRVDWVDLPDGRALPIFRRAPR, encoded by the coding sequence ATGAACCCGCCACCCGAGGTGCCGCCCGCCGACGACCTCACCGAGGGCTGGTGGCAGGCGACCCGCGAGCATCGTCTGGTGGTGCAGGAATGCACCGGCTGCGGGCACCGCCAGCTTCCGCCCCGCGCGGTCTGCACCCGCTGCGGGGCTACCACCGGTCTGGGCTTCACCGAGACCGGCGGCGACGGGCAGGTCGACACGTACACGCATGTGCACCGTCCGCCCCGGCGGGACCTGGCCGCGCCGTACACCGTCGCCCGGGTCCGGCTCGCCGAGGGCCCGCTGCTGCTCACCCGGCTCGTCGCCGACGGCCCGGACGACCTCGACGGCTGGCGGATCGGCGACCGGGTCCGGGTCGACTGGGTCGACCTGCCCGACGGCCGCGCCCTGCCGATCTTCCGCCGCGCACCCCGCTGA
- a CDS encoding acyl-CoA dehydrogenase family protein, translating to MDFTLTEEQREFQQLLRSFVNREIIPVAREWEQTGRYPTEIVRGMADMGLFGITVPESYGGLDLDPVSFALVFEEISRGWMGVAGILGSHSLACRMIAMHGTEEQKQTYLPGLATGERRTGIGLTEPDAGTDLQGIRTTARRDGDHYVVNGTKMWITNARYADPLPVLVKTDPTAVPAHRGMSVLLVDADLPGFTVTRDIPKLGYKGTESCEVLLDDVRVPADRLLGGVEGTGLKQALSALEWGRVNIAARSVGIAQRAHEEALGYAGQRKAFGRHIADFQAVQLQLATIATQVQAARLMAYWSADAVRRGRADAQTGMAKIFCSEVALEAAIEAMKIHGGYGYSTEFEVERLYRDAILMSIGEGTNDVLRTVVAKALVRGEVTI from the coding sequence ATGGACTTCACCCTCACCGAGGAGCAACGCGAGTTCCAGCAGTTGCTGCGTTCCTTCGTGAACCGGGAGATCATCCCGGTGGCGCGGGAGTGGGAACAGACCGGCCGCTACCCGACGGAGATCGTGCGGGGAATGGCTGACATGGGGCTGTTCGGCATCACCGTCCCCGAGTCGTACGGCGGCCTCGATCTCGACCCGGTGTCGTTCGCCCTGGTCTTCGAGGAGATCTCGCGCGGCTGGATGGGTGTGGCCGGCATCCTCGGCAGCCACTCGCTGGCCTGCCGCATGATCGCCATGCACGGCACCGAGGAGCAGAAGCAGACGTACCTGCCGGGGTTGGCGACCGGTGAGCGCCGCACCGGCATCGGGCTGACCGAGCCGGACGCCGGCACCGACCTCCAGGGCATCCGCACCACCGCCCGCCGCGACGGCGACCACTACGTGGTCAACGGCACCAAGATGTGGATCACCAACGCCCGGTACGCCGACCCGCTGCCGGTGCTGGTGAAGACCGATCCGACGGCCGTGCCGGCGCACCGGGGCATGAGCGTCCTCCTGGTCGACGCCGACCTGCCCGGCTTCACCGTCACCCGGGACATCCCGAAGCTCGGCTACAAGGGCACCGAGTCCTGCGAGGTGCTGCTCGACGACGTACGGGTGCCCGCCGACCGGCTGCTCGGCGGAGTCGAGGGCACCGGACTCAAGCAGGCGCTCTCCGCCCTGGAGTGGGGCCGGGTCAACATCGCCGCCCGGTCGGTCGGCATCGCCCAGCGCGCCCACGAGGAGGCGCTCGGCTACGCCGGCCAGCGCAAGGCGTTCGGTAGGCACATCGCCGACTTCCAGGCCGTCCAGCTCCAGCTCGCCACCATCGCCACCCAGGTCCAGGCAGCCCGGCTGATGGCGTACTGGTCGGCCGATGCGGTCCGCCGGGGACGCGCCGACGCGCAGACCGGCATGGCGAAGATCTTCTGCTCGGAGGTGGCCCTGGAGGCCGCGATCGAGGCGATGAAGATCCACGGCGGGTACGGCTACTCCACCGAGTTCGAGGTCGAGCGGCTCTATCGGGACGCGATCCTGATGAGCATCGGCGAGGGCACCAACGACGTGCTGCGTACCGTCGTCGCCAAGGCCCTGGTGCGGGGCGAGGTGACGATCTGA
- a CDS encoding LLM class flavin-dependent oxidoreductase, whose amino-acid sequence MTLRLTYQPWGETLAEVADAGRRAERAGAEVLWVSELHRSATGTAAALAVATETARIGTCIALAFTRSPMITALEALDLDELSGGRFVLGLGSGVKRLNEDWHNVVFGKPVPHMRESVRNIRHFWRHCTSGEPMLLDGEYEPMRIRGYERPFAVPAEAIPVYLAAMGPLMTRLAGEIGDGWISHELCSPRYLAEQILPDLTVGIDRADSRTRADLDVVVSACCSIADDRQVARRRAAGLVGFYATVRTYADFFAFHDLADDQQQVVDAFRAGAGADYLADAVSDRMVDALTLTGTRADVADRITAYDGIADSVKLSPPTHGLPAADTRAAQDEIIALIAEMTGAAT is encoded by the coding sequence ATGACACTGCGTCTGACGTACCAGCCGTGGGGCGAGACGCTCGCCGAGGTGGCCGACGCCGGCCGGCGGGCCGAGCGGGCCGGCGCCGAGGTGCTCTGGGTCTCCGAGCTGCACCGTAGTGCCACCGGCACGGCCGCGGCGCTGGCCGTCGCCACCGAGACCGCCCGGATCGGCACGTGCATCGCGCTCGCCTTCACCCGCAGCCCGATGATCACCGCTCTGGAGGCGCTCGACCTGGACGAACTCTCCGGTGGACGGTTCGTGCTGGGCCTCGGCTCGGGCGTCAAGCGTCTCAACGAGGACTGGCACAACGTGGTGTTCGGCAAGCCCGTGCCGCACATGCGGGAGAGCGTCCGCAACATCCGGCACTTCTGGCGGCACTGCACCAGTGGCGAGCCGATGCTGCTCGACGGCGAGTACGAGCCGATGCGGATCCGGGGCTACGAGCGCCCCTTCGCGGTGCCGGCCGAGGCGATCCCGGTCTACCTGGCCGCGATGGGGCCGCTGATGACCCGCCTGGCCGGTGAGATCGGTGACGGGTGGATCAGCCACGAACTCTGCTCGCCCCGCTACCTCGCCGAGCAGATCCTGCCCGACCTGACGGTCGGCATCGACCGCGCCGACAGCCGGACCCGCGCTGACCTCGACGTCGTCGTCTCGGCGTGCTGCTCGATCGCCGACGACCGCCAGGTGGCCCGTCGCCGCGCCGCCGGCCTGGTCGGCTTCTACGCCACCGTCCGCACCTACGCCGACTTCTTCGCCTTCCACGACCTCGCCGACGACCAGCAGCAGGTCGTCGACGCGTTCCGGGCCGGAGCCGGTGCCGACTACCTCGCCGACGCCGTCAGTGACCGGATGGTCGACGCGCTCACCCTGACCGGGACCCGCGCCGACGTCGCCGACCGGATCACCGCGTACGACGGGATCGCCGACTCGGTCAAGCTGAGCCCGCCCACCCACGGGCTGCCGGCCGCCGACACCCGAGCCGCCCAGGACGAGATCATCGCCCTGATCGCCGAGATGACCGGAGCCGCCACATGA
- a CDS encoding MaoC family dehydratase N-terminal domain-containing protein — protein MSLLTDEVRALLGSRRVYTAPEALGAAACRYFAQAIGDDNPIYRDGAYARAQGLPGVTAPPTLICETGQYTGLPMDRDGYAGHSWHLNVPGTRQVRGGNAYTFHRRVRPSDVITATWEIHDLTEKRTRDGKDMLIVGSRATYTNQDGDLLAVNEETIILVALDGEAG, from the coding sequence ATGAGCCTGCTGACCGACGAGGTGCGGGCGCTGCTGGGCAGCCGCCGGGTGTACACCGCGCCGGAAGCCCTCGGTGCCGCCGCCTGCCGCTACTTCGCCCAGGCGATCGGCGACGACAACCCGATCTACCGGGACGGCGCGTACGCCCGCGCGCAGGGGCTTCCCGGGGTGACCGCGCCGCCGACGCTGATCTGCGAGACCGGGCAGTACACCGGCCTGCCGATGGACCGGGACGGCTACGCCGGGCACTCCTGGCACCTGAACGTGCCGGGCACCCGGCAGGTTCGCGGCGGCAACGCGTACACCTTCCACCGGAGGGTCCGGCCGTCCGACGTGATCACCGCGACGTGGGAGATCCACGACCTGACCGAGAAGCGCACCCGCGACGGCAAGGACATGTTGATCGTCGGCTCCCGGGCCACCTACACCAACCAGGACGGCGACCTGCTCGCCGTCAACGAGGAGACGATCATCCTGGTCGCGTTGGACGGTGAGGCCGGATGA
- a CDS encoding CaiB/BaiF CoA-transferase family protein, translated as MRPLADIRIIAIEQYGAGPFGTVHLADLGAEVIKIEDPRAGGDVGRYVPPYAQDEDSLFFETFNRNKRSLSLDLSTDAGREVFEKLVAVSDVVYSNLRGDVPAKMRIRYDDLKHLNPRIVCVSLTGFGMTGPRHAEPGYDYILQGLAGWMELTGEPDGPPTKSGLSLVDFSGGFVAAISLLAGVHAARRDGVGMDCDVSLYDTAISLLTYPATWHLNAGFAPVRTHHSAHPSLVPFQVFEAKDGWMVVGCAKEKFWARLATLVGHPEWAEDGSPYANFGARRENREELLAALADIFRQRTVDEWLPELYAAAIPCGPINDVGAALTEEHTAARDLIVTTDHPRFGTVQQLASPVRVGDEPPAYRRAPLRNEDFATVTGELLGLDPQAVAVLAEAGAFGPDGDGGATSDGPPPRTADPGTEAASR; from the coding sequence ATGAGACCCCTGGCCGACATCCGCATCATCGCGATCGAGCAGTACGGCGCCGGACCGTTCGGCACCGTGCACCTTGCCGACCTCGGTGCCGAGGTCATCAAGATCGAGGACCCGCGCGCCGGTGGCGACGTGGGCCGGTACGTCCCGCCGTACGCGCAGGACGAGGACTCGCTCTTCTTCGAGACGTTCAACCGCAACAAGCGCAGTCTCTCGTTGGACCTGAGCACCGACGCCGGCCGGGAGGTGTTCGAGAAACTGGTCGCCGTCTCCGACGTGGTCTACTCCAACCTGCGTGGCGACGTACCGGCGAAGATGCGCATCCGCTACGACGACCTCAAGCATCTCAACCCCCGGATCGTCTGCGTCTCGCTGACCGGCTTCGGGATGACCGGGCCCCGCCACGCCGAGCCCGGCTACGACTACATCCTCCAGGGACTGGCCGGCTGGATGGAGCTGACCGGCGAGCCCGACGGCCCGCCGACCAAGTCCGGGCTGTCGCTGGTCGACTTCTCCGGCGGGTTCGTCGCGGCCATCTCGCTGCTTGCCGGGGTGCACGCCGCACGCCGCGACGGCGTCGGCATGGACTGCGACGTCAGCCTCTACGACACCGCGATCTCGCTGCTCACCTACCCGGCCACCTGGCACCTCAACGCCGGGTTCGCGCCGGTGCGCACCCATCACTCGGCCCACCCGTCCCTGGTGCCCTTCCAGGTCTTCGAGGCCAAGGACGGCTGGATGGTGGTCGGCTGCGCCAAGGAGAAGTTCTGGGCCCGGCTGGCCACGCTCGTCGGCCACCCGGAGTGGGCCGAAGACGGGTCGCCGTACGCGAACTTCGGTGCCCGGCGGGAGAACCGCGAGGAGTTGCTCGCCGCGCTGGCGGACATCTTCCGGCAACGGACCGTCGACGAGTGGCTGCCCGAGCTGTACGCCGCCGCGATCCCGTGCGGCCCGATCAACGACGTGGGCGCCGCGCTGACCGAGGAGCACACCGCGGCCCGCGACCTGATCGTCACCACCGACCATCCCCGCTTCGGCACCGTGCAGCAGCTCGCCAGCCCCGTCCGGGTCGGCGACGAGCCGCCCGCGTACCGGCGGGCTCCGCTGCGCAATGAGGACTTCGCCACCGTCACCGGTGAGCTGCTCGGCCTCGACCCGCAGGCGGTTGCCGTCCTCGCCGAGGCGGGCGCGTTCGGACCGGACGGCGACGGTGGCGCGACCAGCGACGGCCCGCCGCCGCGTACCGCCGATCCCGGCACGGAGGCGGCCAGCCGATGA
- a CDS encoding CoA ester lyase, with protein MGVPPPPRSYLYVPGNAADKLAKAPERGADALIVDLEDAVPLAGKAAARDAVTAWLAGRPTDLPIWVRVNSGPLAEADLRALAGAPALTGVVLAKVDTSADVAAAAELLAAAGDHDTLLMPLVETAAALLDVPAVARQARVYQLQIGEVDLAGELGLSPGADDAELAPIRSQVVVASAAAGLHPPVGPVSTITADPVALADSTRRLRRQGFAGRACIHPRQIPVVHEVHTPTVAEAQAARAVIALLDRTTAAGSGVVLDESGRLVDAAVLRSAHRTLALADRAGVE; from the coding sequence ATGGGTGTGCCCCCTCCACCCCGCTCCTACCTGTACGTGCCCGGCAACGCCGCCGACAAGCTGGCCAAGGCGCCGGAGCGGGGAGCCGACGCGCTCATCGTCGACCTGGAGGACGCGGTGCCGCTGGCCGGCAAGGCCGCCGCCCGCGACGCCGTGACGGCCTGGCTCGCCGGCCGCCCGACCGACCTGCCGATCTGGGTACGCGTCAACTCCGGTCCCCTCGCCGAGGCGGACCTGCGGGCACTCGCCGGAGCGCCGGCCCTGACCGGAGTGGTGCTGGCCAAGGTGGACACCTCGGCCGACGTGGCCGCCGCAGCCGAGCTGCTCGCCGCCGCCGGTGACCACGACACCCTGCTGATGCCGCTGGTGGAGACTGCCGCCGCCCTGCTCGACGTCCCCGCCGTGGCCCGGCAGGCGCGGGTCTACCAGCTCCAGATCGGCGAGGTCGACCTCGCGGGCGAACTCGGCCTCTCTCCCGGTGCCGACGACGCCGAACTGGCGCCGATCCGCAGCCAGGTGGTGGTGGCCAGCGCCGCCGCCGGCCTGCATCCGCCGGTCGGGCCGGTGTCCACGATCACCGCCGACCCGGTGGCGTTGGCCGACTCGACGCGTCGGCTGCGCCGGCAGGGCTTCGCCGGCCGTGCCTGCATCCACCCCCGCCAGATCCCGGTGGTGCACGAGGTCCACACCCCGACGGTGGCGGAGGCGCAGGCGGCCCGTGCCGTCATCGCCCTGCTCGACCGGACCACCGCCGCCGGCAGCGGAGTGGTCCTCGACGAGTCGGGTCGACTCGTCGACGCGGCGGTGCTGCGCTCGGCCCACCGCACGCTGGCCCTGGCCGACCGGGCGGGTGTCGAATGA